A window of Pseudomonas putida genomic DNA:
CGTTTCGCCAATGGGCGGCGGGCTACAAGCCCAGCAACAGCTTCGCCAGCACGCAGTACCACAGCATCAACGCCTTTCGCCTGATCGACGCAAGCGGCGCGGCTCACCCCGTGCGCTGGCAACTGGAGCCGCAAACAGCGTTTGCCGCACTGCCTGGCCAAGTCGATGACAAACAGTTCCTGCAGCATGACCTGCAGCAACGCCTGGCCCAAGGCCCGCTACGCTGGACCCTGCGCTTGGTGCTGGCGGAACCTGGCGATGCGGTGGACGACCCTGCCAGCCCCTGGCCTGCCGAGCGGCGCAGCGTGGACGCCGGCACGCTGGTACTGGAGCAGGTCGACGGCCCCGAGCAAGGCGCCTGCCGCGACCTCAACTTCGACCCGCTGATCCTGCCTCATGGGATCCAGCCCTCCGCCGACCCGATCCTTGCCGCCCGTTCTGCCGCCTACTCGGAATCCTTCAACCGCCGCAGCCGCGAATCGCTCGACACCGGAGCCCACCCATGAAAACCGACGCCTTCCATCCCCTCGCCCGCCTGTTGCACTGGCTGATGGCCGTGCTGATCCTGGCGATGCTGTTTATCGGTGTGAGCATGGTTGTCGACCTTTCGCCGCGCCACCCCGTGCTGATCGGGTTGCACAAGGCGACTGGCCTGGCCTTGCTGGTACTGGTGCTGCTGCGCATCGGCGTACGCCTGGCACTCCCCCACCCGGCCCTGCCGCGCGACCTGCCTACCGTGCAACGCTGGGCCGCCGGGGCATCCCACGTGGTGCTGTATGGCCTGATGCTTGCCATGCCGCTGCTGGGCTGGGCCATGCTGTCGGCTGGTGGCTACCCGCGCCCGCTGGGCTTGCCGGCGATCGCCCCGCATGACCTGCAGCTGTATGCCGTGCTGCGTCAGGCCCATGGCTGGGCCGGCTACCTGCTGTTCGCCACGGTGCTGGTGCATGTGGGCGCGGCATTGGTGCACGCGTGGGTGCGCCGCGATGGCGTGTTGCGTAGCATGTGGCCTGGCCCACTGCGCCGTAGCGAATGATGCTCGGCAGCCCAGGGGCCGACAGTCGATAACGATTCCTAACAAGATCGGCTTTTTCTATTCGCCATACCACCCTGGACTGCCCTATGAATGTCGCAAAGGATCCTGCCACACTCGCACCCACCAGCACCCTGGACTTGCGCCCCCTGCTGCTGGCCAACATGGCGTGTACCATGTCGATGATGGCCTTCGTCGCCCTGATCGGCCCGATCGCCCGCCAGCTCGGCATGGCCACCTGGCAAGCTGGTGCCGCCGTGACCGTGGCGGGCGTGATCTGGGTACTGCTGGCGCGGCCCTGGGGGCGCGCCGCAGACCGCCTGGGCCGACGGCGCATCCTGCTGCTGGGCAGCGCCGGCTTCACCCTCGCCTACTGGCTGCTGTGCCTGTTCGTCGAAGGCGCGCTGCGCTGGCTGCCGGGGGCGACCCTGGCCTTTATCGGCCTCATGGTCGCGCGCGGTTGTATTGGCGCTTTCTATGCTGCTATCCCGGTAGGTTGCAATGCGCTGATCGCCGATCATGTCGAACCGCAACGACGCGCCCGGGCCATGGCCTCGCTGGGTGCGGCCAATGCCGTTGGCCTGGTTGGTTGGGCCGGCACTGGCGGCGCTGCTGGCGCGGCATAGCCTGAGCCTGCCGTTCCATATCATGTCGCTGCTGCCGGCCAGTGCCTTCCTGGTC
This region includes:
- a CDS encoding cytochrome b, translating into MKTDAFHPLARLLHWLMAVLILAMLFIGVSMVVDLSPRHPVLIGLHKATGLALLVLVLLRIGVRLALPHPALPRDLPTVQRWAAGASHVVLYGLMLAMPLLGWAMLSAGGYPRPLGLPAIAPHDLQLYAVLRQAHGWAGYLLFATVLVHVGAALVHAWVRRDGVLRSMWPGPLRRSE